The following coding sequences are from one Kushneria phosphatilytica window:
- the recR gene encoding recombination mediator RecR has translation MTFSPLVEQLLESLRVLPGVGPRTAQRMALHLLERDREGGMRLSQIMAEALDRVGYCRRCRNLTEQPLCSICEERRRSDRIICVVESPADLMAIEEAGGYQGRYFVLHGHLSPLDGIGPEDLGLDALETLVQEESPEEVILATNPTVEGEASAHYIAEQLRPLGVRLSRLAYGVPMGGDLEYVDSGTLSRAFLGRQSFSD, from the coding sequence ATGACCTTTTCGCCACTGGTTGAACAATTGCTGGAAAGCCTGCGCGTCCTGCCGGGTGTCGGACCGCGCACGGCACAGCGTATGGCGCTGCATCTGCTCGAGCGTGATCGTGAGGGAGGCATGCGCCTGTCGCAGATCATGGCCGAGGCGCTGGATCGGGTGGGGTATTGCCGCCGTTGCCGCAATCTGACCGAGCAGCCGCTATGCAGCATTTGTGAAGAGCGCCGCCGCAGCGATCGCATTATCTGTGTGGTGGAATCCCCGGCCGATCTGATGGCTATCGAGGAGGCTGGCGGTTATCAGGGGCGATATTTCGTGTTGCATGGTCATCTTTCACCGCTGGACGGGATAGGACCGGAAGATCTCGGGCTTGATGCACTGGAAACCCTGGTGCAGGAAGAGTCACCCGAGGAGGTTATTCTGGCGACCAATCCTACCGTCGAGGGAGAAGCCAGTGCCCACTATATTGCCGAACAGCTTCGCCCCCTGGGAGTGCGTTTGTCGCGTCTGGCATATGGTGTACCCATGGGCGGCGATCTTGAATACGTTGATAGCGGTACGCTGTCGCGCGCTTTTCTGGGTCGTCAATCCTTCAGCGATTAA
- a CDS encoding VWA domain-containing protein, giving the protein MKQRMPYEEAGSGNRNIRPGIGMLFCLLLLMLSLPAMAARQGEVRLVLDVSGSMKSNDPSNLRANGIRLLVELLPTNMRAGLWTFGDRVANPLALGTVDEQWREHALSVLPRLTEYQQFTDIETALREATRAPGEDGTVHIILLTDGMVDIPAGSSSKPARDAASRQRILDQLAPELADRNVVVDTIALSRNADIPLLRRLSQQTGGLASVAETPEELLRSFLDVLGRVVPRQEVPLEQGHFDIDDRIDSFTALLFHDRNEPPISLSTPQSSTLSAGAPNVRWRHDDRFDLITVPSPAEGRWQINGNVGPGSRILVESSLKLAGAELPATLYQYFETPLEAWLDGGQGNARATAITAELRQQGTLIDSAILTREEDGHFRGHIEPGGISGNARLRLEARGEGFTRLRQQSVDVAPALSATLAENQSSIVLQAAYDRLDRSNTTLTATLQGESLPVETLDAQRWRANLPDTLPETSVPVELSARVRLDDATREIPLPPVWLNRDAAVGVAGAQLDRSAINAREMASSDQEATETTSGPEAWLQSLWSRIGSEWPAARQQLTEWGREPWSWGVAAALAMAWLFLLLHRRQRQRRRRRRRREPHL; this is encoded by the coding sequence ATGAAGCAGCGAATGCCATACGAAGAGGCCGGGAGCGGTAACCGGAACATCAGACCGGGTATCGGGATGCTGTTCTGTCTTCTGCTGCTGATGCTGTCGCTGCCCGCCATGGCAGCGCGGCAGGGCGAGGTTCGACTGGTGCTGGATGTCTCCGGCAGCATGAAGAGCAATGATCCGAGCAACCTGCGTGCCAATGGTATTCGCCTGCTGGTAGAGCTTCTGCCCACGAATATGCGAGCCGGGCTCTGGACTTTCGGTGATCGAGTCGCCAATCCGCTGGCGCTGGGCACCGTTGATGAACAGTGGCGAGAGCATGCTTTGTCGGTGCTCCCACGACTCACCGAGTACCAGCAGTTTACCGATATCGAGACGGCTCTGCGGGAGGCGACCCGCGCGCCTGGTGAAGACGGGACGGTACACATCATCCTGTTGACCGATGGCATGGTCGATATACCGGCCGGAAGTAGCAGCAAGCCGGCACGGGATGCTGCTTCACGGCAGCGGATTCTCGATCAACTTGCCCCCGAACTGGCCGACCGCAATGTGGTGGTTGATACCATTGCTCTCTCCCGCAATGCCGATATACCGCTGCTGCGCCGTCTTTCCCAGCAGACCGGCGGTCTGGCTTCCGTGGCTGAAACGCCCGAGGAATTGCTGCGCTCCTTTCTTGATGTACTGGGGCGGGTAGTGCCCCGTCAGGAAGTACCGCTTGAGCAGGGGCATTTCGATATCGATGATCGAATCGACAGCTTTACGGCATTGCTGTTTCATGACCGCAACGAGCCGCCGATTTCCCTGAGTACGCCGCAGAGCAGCACGCTTTCAGCTGGCGCTCCGAATGTTCGCTGGCGCCACGATGATCGCTTTGATCTGATTACTGTGCCATCTCCTGCAGAAGGTCGCTGGCAGATCAACGGCAATGTCGGGCCGGGGAGTCGGATTCTTGTCGAATCTTCGCTGAAGCTGGCTGGAGCCGAACTGCCAGCCACACTGTATCAGTATTTCGAGACCCCGCTGGAAGCCTGGCTCGATGGTGGACAAGGTAATGCTCGAGCAACTGCCATTACGGCTGAGCTGCGCCAGCAGGGCACACTGATCGACAGTGCCATACTGACTCGCGAGGAGGATGGCCATTTTCGTGGGCATATCGAGCCGGGAGGCATCAGTGGTAATGCCCGCCTGCGGTTGGAGGCGCGCGGTGAAGGATTCACTCGTCTGCGTCAACAGAGCGTGGATGTCGCGCCAGCGCTTTCGGCTACCCTGGCCGAAAATCAGTCATCGATTGTGTTGCAGGCGGCGTACGATCGACTTGATCGCAGTAACACTACATTGACCGCCACCCTCCAGGGCGAATCGCTTCCGGTTGAGACGCTGGACGCGCAGCGTTGGCGAGCGAATCTGCCAGACACATTGCCTGAAACCTCGGTACCGGTAGAGCTTTCCGCCCGGGTGCGATTGGATGATGCCACCCGTGAGATACCGCTGCCGCCGGTATGGCTCAACAGGGATGCTGCGGTCGGGGTTGCTGGTGCGCAGCTCGATCGGAGTGCCATCAATGCTCGTGAAATGGCGTCTTCCGACCAGGAAGCTACCGAAACAACCTCCGGTCCGGAAGCATGGCTGCAATCGCTCTGGTCACGCATCGGGAGTGAGTGGCCTGCAGCACGCCAGCAGTTGACCGAGTGGGGACGGGAGCCGTGGTCCTGGGGTGTGGCGGCTGCCCTGGCAATGGCCTGGCTGTTTCTGCTGCTGCATCGTCGACAACGCCAGCGCCGTCGACGCCGGCGACGACGCGAGCCTCATTTATAG
- the rnd gene encoding ribonuclease D produces MTSSVPWHFINTPEQLDEACKVLARRSVLGVDTEFMRETTFYPIPALIQLGDEEIVYLIDPTVLSPSEALRSLLGPKGPLKLLHACSEDLEVFIRWLGALPQPLVDTQLAHALQGGEPTLGYQRLVAHWCEVELPKGETRSDWLARPLNERQCHYAVQDVAWLPRVWSQLKSVLARQGRLEWLYADCARLVEAANTVRDDMQFYLRNRNAWRLGQRQLAALQRLCAWREVTARERNQPRNRLCSDALLFMVAEAMPRNRHELSLIEGIRPTMIKRDGDALLAAVRQARELEEPSLPEPLPSPISSDWKKRMKALKRVVQAHAEQLSLAPELLARRRELESWVMADMAGHAVAAPESDDWRGHLLNEELRAALAQLREGDRQ; encoded by the coding sequence ATGACCTCGAGCGTGCCCTGGCATTTCATCAATACTCCGGAACAGCTCGACGAGGCCTGCAAGGTGCTTGCCCGGCGCAGTGTGCTCGGTGTGGATACCGAGTTCATGCGTGAGACGACCTTTTATCCGATCCCGGCGCTGATTCAGCTCGGCGATGAGGAGATCGTTTATCTCATCGACCCGACGGTACTGTCGCCTTCCGAGGCTCTTCGCTCGCTGCTTGGTCCGAAAGGGCCGCTCAAGCTGCTGCATGCCTGCAGCGAAGATCTTGAGGTGTTTATTCGCTGGCTGGGAGCGCTGCCGCAACCGCTGGTTGATACTCAGCTGGCGCATGCCTTGCAGGGAGGGGAGCCCACCCTCGGCTATCAGCGCCTGGTGGCGCACTGGTGTGAAGTCGAGCTGCCCAAGGGAGAAACCCGCTCGGACTGGCTGGCACGCCCACTGAACGAGCGTCAGTGTCATTATGCCGTTCAGGATGTTGCCTGGTTGCCCAGGGTTTGGTCACAGCTGAAGAGCGTTCTGGCGCGCCAGGGTCGACTGGAATGGTTGTATGCCGATTGTGCGAGACTGGTGGAAGCAGCCAATACGGTTCGTGATGACATGCAGTTTTACCTTCGCAATCGCAATGCGTGGCGGCTTGGGCAGCGTCAGCTGGCAGCGTTGCAACGGCTTTGTGCGTGGCGAGAAGTGACTGCCCGCGAGCGTAATCAGCCGCGCAACCGCCTGTGTAGTGATGCGCTCCTGTTCATGGTGGCCGAAGCCATGCCGCGCAATCGCCATGAGCTGTCGTTGATCGAGGGTATCCGACCTACCATGATCAAGCGGGATGGCGATGCCTTGCTGGCAGCCGTTCGACAGGCAAGGGAGCTGGAAGAGCCGTCGCTACCCGAGCCATTACCATCACCCATTTCATCAGATTGGAAAAAACGCATGAAAGCGCTCAAGAGGGTCGTGCAGGCGCACGCCGAACAGCTGTCGCTGGCCCCTGAGCTGCTGGCGCGGCGTCGCGAACTGGAAAGCTGGGTGATGGCTGATATGGCAGGACATGCAGTGGCCGCTCCAGAGTCCGACGACTGGCGAGGGCATCTGCTGAATGAAGAACTGCGTGCCGCCCTGGCGCAACTGCGAGAGGGAGATCGCCAATGA
- a CDS encoding S9 family peptidase has protein sequence MKAQPPTPPLDANHPVARYHRHNDPDWHWLEDRDDPSVRRFLNDVNDNFEQWFTPLAPLYQRLYHGHLARRELAVTSLATPLDHYVYWSTTANDADYPVFWRHPIGSEQTHECLLDLQTLSRESSFLELGDMTPSPDEQWLAWTVDTRGDEFFDLYVRQLPDGTARLLESGIAPDVCWAEDGRTLLFSRYDDTQRPASVWCRPFDSDEASCLFEERDAEFWVGFGKTRSRLWLVIETASKDTSECYLLPAHRPNATPHCVRPRESGVEYSLDHRPGTFYIHHNRDAVHFRLDRVAEEALLEAEANETVAWQTLIEHRDSITLEGVDAFSWGLVLTERDHDQAQVQLRLLEFDEHHVSTRDEWLPLFESPCSQALGDNPHFTARKLRLREESFTTPPRWEEINLDNGERQLLRQQPVHGSLRPEQLICKRLWATSFDGERVPVSIVARADHFDHTPLPTLLYGYGAYGQVLDPWFSISRLELLERGAAFAVAHVRGGGDRGEPWYLAGKLEHKQNSFRDFLAARNALVDDSLADGERIAAYGASAGGLLVAASVNLEPHAFCAAVLDVPFVDVLRTMENPELPLTTAEYTEWGNPAEPDVRRRISDYSPLDNLAPAPWPSVYLQGSWFDTRVPYWEPAKLYARLTELASARGPVLLRTDMEAGHGGASGRFEAWRDIARQDAFILWALGLSGVTTPMDERTTTPEPG, from the coding sequence ATGAAAGCACAGCCGCCAACGCCCCCTCTTGACGCCAATCATCCCGTCGCCCGCTACCATCGGCACAACGATCCCGACTGGCACTGGCTGGAAGATCGTGATGACCCGTCCGTCCGTCGTTTCCTGAACGACGTCAACGATAACTTCGAGCAGTGGTTTACGCCGCTGGCTCCGCTCTACCAGCGCCTCTATCACGGTCATCTGGCACGCCGCGAACTCGCCGTGACCAGCCTGGCCACCCCACTCGATCATTACGTCTACTGGAGCACCACAGCCAACGACGCCGATTACCCCGTTTTCTGGCGTCATCCCATTGGCAGTGAGCAAACACACGAGTGTCTACTGGACCTTCAGACACTCTCGCGGGAATCGAGTTTTCTCGAACTCGGTGACATGACCCCCTCCCCCGATGAGCAATGGCTGGCCTGGACCGTGGACACCCGAGGAGATGAATTCTTCGACCTCTACGTACGCCAGTTGCCCGATGGCACTGCCCGATTGCTGGAGAGCGGCATTGCGCCCGATGTCTGCTGGGCCGAGGATGGTCGCACGCTGCTGTTCAGTCGCTATGATGATACCCAGCGCCCGGCCAGTGTCTGGTGTCGCCCGTTCGACAGCGATGAAGCATCCTGTCTTTTCGAGGAGAGAGATGCCGAGTTCTGGGTAGGTTTCGGCAAGACCCGGTCACGTCTGTGGCTGGTCATCGAAACCGCCTCCAAGGACACATCAGAGTGTTATCTGCTGCCGGCGCATCGTCCGAATGCCACCCCCCATTGTGTACGACCACGCGAAAGTGGTGTCGAATACAGCCTCGATCACCGACCGGGCACCTTCTATATCCATCACAATCGGGATGCCGTGCATTTTCGCCTGGATCGAGTAGCAGAAGAGGCGTTGCTCGAAGCCGAAGCAAACGAAACCGTGGCCTGGCAGACGCTGATTGAACATCGAGACAGCATTACGCTGGAAGGTGTCGATGCCTTCAGTTGGGGCCTGGTACTGACCGAACGTGATCATGACCAGGCTCAGGTCCAGCTTCGATTACTGGAGTTCGATGAGCATCACGTCAGCACTCGCGATGAGTGGCTGCCACTGTTCGAATCACCGTGTAGCCAGGCACTGGGTGACAACCCACACTTTACGGCACGCAAACTGCGACTTCGCGAGGAATCCTTTACCACGCCACCGCGCTGGGAGGAGATCAACCTCGACAACGGTGAACGACAACTGCTACGCCAGCAGCCGGTGCATGGCTCCCTGAGACCCGAACAGCTCATCTGCAAACGCCTCTGGGCCACTTCCTTCGATGGCGAGCGAGTCCCGGTGTCGATTGTCGCCCGCGCCGACCATTTCGATCATACGCCCCTGCCCACCCTGCTCTATGGCTATGGCGCCTATGGACAGGTGCTCGACCCATGGTTTTCGATCTCACGGCTGGAACTGCTGGAACGTGGTGCTGCCTTTGCCGTCGCGCACGTCCGTGGTGGTGGCGATCGAGGAGAGCCCTGGTATCTGGCAGGCAAGCTGGAGCACAAGCAGAACAGCTTTCGCGACTTCCTGGCCGCACGCAACGCTCTGGTCGATGACAGCCTTGCCGACGGAGAACGTATTGCGGCCTATGGCGCCAGCGCGGGCGGTCTGCTGGTGGCGGCTAGCGTCAATCTCGAGCCACATGCCTTCTGCGCAGCGGTACTCGATGTCCCTTTTGTGGATGTGCTTCGCACCATGGAGAACCCCGAGCTGCCACTCACCACGGCGGAATACACGGAATGGGGCAACCCGGCCGAACCCGATGTTCGGCGTCGTATCAGCGATTATTCTCCGCTGGACAACCTGGCTCCTGCGCCCTGGCCTTCGGTCTATCTGCAGGGCAGCTGGTTTGATACGCGTGTCCCTTACTGGGAACCGGCCAAGCTCTATGCGCGTCTGACAGAACTGGCCAGTGCACGCGGACCAGTGTTACTGCGTACGGACATGGAAGCCGGCCATGGCGGTGCTTCCGGGCGCTTCGAAGCATGGCGCGATATCGCCCGGCAGGACGCCTTCATTCTCTGGGCACTGGGGCTTTCGGGAGTCACCACGCCCATGGATGAACGGACCACAACGCCGGAACCGGGCTGA
- a CDS encoding YcgL domain-containing protein, producing the protein MKGLLCDIYRSSRREEMYLYVERARGLEDVPEALLQQFGSPQRAVTLLLSHERPLARADVSRVIESIRSQGYYLQMPPNGNAQERDLAFFVGPTLQDDDAE; encoded by the coding sequence ATGAAGGGTTTGTTGTGTGATATCTATCGCAGTTCGCGTCGAGAGGAAATGTATCTCTATGTCGAGCGCGCCCGTGGACTGGAGGATGTGCCTGAAGCGCTGCTCCAGCAGTTCGGATCGCCGCAAAGGGCAGTGACATTGCTGCTGAGCCATGAGCGTCCCCTGGCACGTGCAGATGTCAGCCGAGTGATCGAATCCATTCGCAGTCAGGGCTACTATCTGCAGATGCCACCGAATGGTAACGCTCAGGAGCGGGATCTCGCCTTTTTCGTTGGCCCCACCCTCCAAGATGATGACGCTGAATAA
- the dnaX gene encoding DNA polymerase III subunit gamma/tau: MSYQVLARKWRPRTFHELVGQEHVSRALINALDQGRLHHAYLFTGTRGVGKTTLARILAKCLNCEQGVTSTPCGQCDTCRTIDEGRFVDLIEVDAASRTRVEDTRELLENVQYAPTQGRYKVYLVDEVHMLSTHSFNALLKTLEEPPPHVKFLLATTDPQKLPVTVLSRCLQFALKQMTPERIVEHLGQVLNSEQVEFEERALWLLGRAANGSMRDALSLTDQAIAFGEGRVEHTDVAAMLGTLDHQHVIALAEGLAAADAPALLDTVARLAEQGPDFADILDSLCGIFHRLAIAQMVPGALDNAHGDRELLLALAGRFTAEDVQLYYQMALNGRRDMEQAPEPRSALEMVLLRMLAFRPQGVPRPADTPLPMRGGGTGGEPHDSGRSVAKVSDASASSPPAQAAESTTTAASDEPPPPDTPAHPGWQGPDSGQAETPGHPREEGEPPRFDNATAPQVEEAFYPEADNLDEVVEEYTDTDGEAAMQLPPEVWSAPENEGYEPQPVDDTSIDNASIDEAWGAGEEVAVSSAGEASSDASPSEPSDFHAPVEADHQHLTQAGWLTLFPQLALSGMTRNLIAHCVVEHDDGHHLTLRLHPSQGAMNAEIHQQRLVAALEAAGYARSVSLEVGEPDAHMETPKARSDRLKAEQRERAVEALRNDPHIRELEQVFDARLLDNSVRSFEAE, translated from the coding sequence ATGAGCTATCAGGTACTGGCCCGCAAATGGCGGCCGCGCACGTTTCATGAACTTGTCGGTCAGGAGCACGTCAGTCGTGCCCTGATCAATGCGCTCGATCAGGGCCGGCTTCATCATGCCTATCTGTTTACCGGGACCCGAGGTGTGGGCAAGACCACGCTGGCCCGGATACTGGCCAAGTGTCTGAACTGCGAGCAGGGCGTCACATCGACGCCCTGCGGTCAGTGTGATACCTGCCGGACCATCGATGAAGGACGCTTCGTCGATCTGATCGAAGTCGATGCGGCCTCGCGCACCCGGGTCGAGGATACGCGTGAGCTGCTTGAAAACGTGCAGTATGCCCCGACCCAGGGGCGCTACAAGGTGTACCTTGTTGATGAGGTACACATGCTGTCGACGCACAGTTTCAATGCGCTGCTCAAGACCCTCGAAGAGCCGCCTCCGCACGTCAAGTTCCTGCTCGCGACCACTGATCCTCAGAAGCTGCCGGTGACGGTGTTATCGCGTTGTCTGCAGTTCGCGCTCAAGCAGATGACTCCCGAGCGCATTGTCGAGCATCTCGGGCAGGTGTTGAACAGTGAGCAGGTCGAATTCGAAGAGCGGGCGCTATGGCTGCTCGGTCGCGCAGCCAATGGGTCGATGCGTGACGCTCTGTCACTGACCGATCAGGCCATCGCCTTTGGTGAAGGGCGAGTGGAGCATACTGATGTCGCGGCCATGCTGGGCACGCTTGATCATCAGCATGTCATCGCTCTGGCCGAAGGGCTGGCCGCCGCCGATGCCCCGGCGCTGCTGGATACGGTGGCGCGCCTGGCAGAGCAGGGGCCCGATTTTGCCGATATCCTCGACTCGCTGTGCGGCATCTTTCATCGCCTGGCGATCGCCCAGATGGTGCCGGGGGCGCTGGATAATGCGCACGGTGACCGCGAGTTGCTACTGGCGTTGGCTGGACGCTTCACGGCCGAAGATGTCCAGTTGTACTATCAGATGGCGCTCAATGGTCGTCGCGACATGGAACAGGCGCCCGAGCCACGCAGCGCGCTCGAGATGGTGCTGTTGCGAATGCTGGCTTTCCGGCCCCAGGGGGTGCCTCGCCCGGCGGATACACCGCTGCCGATGAGAGGCGGAGGCACCGGTGGGGAGCCCCATGACAGCGGCCGGTCGGTAGCGAAAGTGTCAGATGCTTCGGCGTCGTCGCCACCCGCTCAGGCAGCGGAATCCACTACGACTGCTGCTTCCGATGAGCCGCCGCCGCCCGATACGCCTGCCCATCCGGGCTGGCAGGGGCCCGATTCGGGTCAGGCCGAAACGCCGGGGCACCCTCGGGAAGAAGGCGAGCCGCCTCGGTTCGATAATGCCACTGCCCCCCAGGTGGAAGAGGCTTTCTATCCGGAAGCCGACAATCTCGACGAGGTTGTCGAAGAATATACGGATACTGATGGTGAGGCTGCGATGCAGCTACCTCCGGAGGTCTGGTCAGCCCCGGAAAACGAGGGATATGAGCCGCAGCCCGTTGATGACACGTCCATTGATAATGCGTCGATCGATGAAGCGTGGGGGGCTGGTGAAGAGGTGGCCGTTTCCTCGGCAGGTGAAGCCTCCTCCGATGCGTCCCCGTCAGAGCCGAGTGATTTTCATGCACCGGTTGAGGCCGATCATCAGCATCTGACTCAGGCTGGCTGGCTGACGCTCTTTCCGCAGTTGGCGTTATCAGGCATGACGCGCAATCTGATTGCGCATTGCGTGGTTGAACACGATGACGGTCATCATCTGACTCTGCGACTGCACCCGTCACAAGGGGCAATGAATGCCGAGATCCATCAGCAGCGGCTGGTGGCAGCACTGGAAGCTGCCGGATATGCCCGTAGCGTCAGTCTTGAGGTAGGCGAACCTGATGCCCATATGGAAACGCCAAAGGCACGCAGTGATCGACTCAAGGCCGAACAACGCGAACGAGCGGTTGAAGCATTGCGCAACGACCCGCATATCCGGGAGCTGGAACAGGTTTTTGATGCCCGTTTACTGGATAACAGTGTTCGCTCCTTCGAGGCCGAATGA
- a CDS encoding YbaB/EbfC family nucleoid-associated protein — protein MFKGGMGNMMKQAQEMQEKMQKVQEEIAQTEVHGEAGAGMVKVTMNGRHDVTDITLDPSVMEEDKEFLEDLLAAAVNDAVRKVETTSKSRMEEVTEGMNLPPGFKLPF, from the coding sequence ATGTTCAAGGGTGGCATGGGCAACATGATGAAGCAGGCCCAGGAAATGCAGGAAAAGATGCAGAAGGTGCAGGAAGAAATTGCACAGACCGAAGTACATGGCGAGGCGGGCGCCGGCATGGTGAAAGTCACCATGAACGGGCGTCACGATGTCACCGACATCACCCTTGATCCCTCGGTCATGGAAGAGGACAAGGAGTTTCTCGAGGATCTGCTGGCTGCTGCCGTTAACGATGCTGTGCGCAAGGTAGAGACGACATCGAAATCGCGCATGGAAGAAGTGACCGAAGGCATGAATCTTCCGCCCGGTTTCAAGCTGCCGTTCTGA
- the cysK gene encoding cysteine synthase A → MSQIFEDNSRSIGGTPLVRINHLSAHPRLYAKIEARNPAMSVKCRIGANMVWDAEERGALKPGMDILEPTSGNTGIALAFVGAARGYKVTLTMPASMSLERRQILKGLGAQLVLTEPAKGMKGAVDKAIEMRDADPERYFLAGQFENPANPGIHEQTTGPELWDATDGDLDVLVAGVGTGGTITGISRYFEKTQGKTLHSVAVEPAESPIIAQRMRGETITPAPHKIQGIGANFIPDNLDLSLVDQVEAVSSEDAMAMARRLMAEEGIMAGISCGAAMVAALRLAEDPAWADKAIAVILPDSSERYLSTAMFEGMFTEQETQQ, encoded by the coding sequence ATGAGCCAGATTTTCGAAGACAATTCCCGTTCGATCGGCGGGACCCCGCTGGTGCGCATCAACCACCTCTCCGCCCATCCTCGACTCTATGCCAAGATCGAGGCACGCAATCCCGCCATGTCGGTCAAATGTCGAATCGGGGCCAACATGGTCTGGGACGCCGAAGAGCGCGGAGCGCTCAAACCCGGCATGGATATCCTGGAACCCACCTCCGGTAATACCGGCATCGCACTGGCTTTCGTCGGTGCTGCCAGGGGTTACAAGGTAACGCTGACGATGCCCGCCTCCATGAGCCTCGAGCGGCGTCAGATCCTCAAGGGACTGGGCGCACAACTGGTGCTGACCGAGCCGGCGAAAGGCATGAAAGGCGCTGTCGACAAGGCCATCGAGATGCGTGATGCCGACCCCGAACGCTACTTCCTGGCCGGTCAGTTCGAGAACCCGGCCAACCCCGGGATTCATGAGCAGACCACTGGCCCGGAACTATGGGATGCTACCGATGGCGACCTTGATGTATTGGTGGCCGGTGTGGGAACTGGCGGCACTATCACCGGGATATCCCGTTACTTCGAAAAAACGCAGGGCAAAACACTCCATTCGGTCGCCGTCGAACCGGCCGAATCGCCAATCATTGCTCAGCGCATGCGGGGGGAGACCATTACCCCGGCGCCTCACAAGATTCAGGGTATCGGGGCCAACTTCATCCCCGATAACCTCGATCTGTCGCTGGTCGATCAGGTGGAAGCCGTTTCGAGTGAGGATGCCATGGCCATGGCCCGGCGACTGATGGCTGAAGAGGGCATCATGGCCGGCATATCCTGCGGTGCTGCCATGGTTGCAGCGCTGAGACTGGCAGAAGACCCAGCCTGGGCGGACAAGGCCATTGCCGTGATTCTGCCGGACAGTAGTGAACGCTATCTTTCGACGGCCATGTTTGAAGGTATGTTCACCGAGCAGGAAACACAGCAATAA
- a CDS encoding YcgN family cysteine cluster protein → MRERFWERFPLEALDHAEWEALCDGCGQCCLLKLEDEESGDIATLSVACRLLDTDGCSCSDYANRFERVPGCTRITPERAAAFQWLPETCGYRRVHEGRSLPDWHPLISHDAMAVHRLGISVSGQVRSEEEVADAELEDYIIAVLPIDDRS, encoded by the coding sequence ATGCGCGAACGATTCTGGGAGCGCTTTCCACTGGAGGCGCTCGACCATGCCGAATGGGAAGCACTGTGCGACGGTTGTGGCCAGTGTTGTCTGCTCAAACTGGAAGACGAAGAGAGTGGTGATATCGCGACGCTCTCCGTTGCCTGTCGGCTGCTGGACACCGACGGATGCAGCTGCAGTGATTACGCCAATCGATTTGAACGTGTACCGGGCTGTACCCGCATTACACCGGAGCGGGCAGCGGCCTTCCAGTGGCTGCCGGAAACCTGTGGTTATCGCCGGGTTCATGAAGGTCGGTCACTGCCTGACTGGCATCCGCTGATCAGCCACGATGCCATGGCGGTGCATCGTTTGGGCATTAGTGTGAGTGGGCAGGTGCGCAGTGAAGAGGAGGTCGCCGACGCGGAGCTCGAGGATTATATCATCGCCGTACTGCCGATCGACGACCGCAGCTGA